In Triplophysa rosa linkage group LG18, Trosa_1v2, whole genome shotgun sequence, a genomic segment contains:
- the get4 gene encoding Golgi to ER traffic protein 4 homolog: MSEQESLKSSSARNRGGVQRVEGKLRASVERGDYYEAHQMYRTLFFRYMSQAKHAEARELMYNGALLFFSYNQQNSAADLSMLVLESLEKSEDKVDDDTLEHLAKLYSLMDPNTPERVAFVSRAIKWSSGGSGKLGHPKLHQLLALTLWKEQNYSESRYHFLRSSDGEGCAQMLVEYSSARGFHGEVDMFVAQAVLQFLCLKNKTSASVVFTTYTQKHPSVEKGPPFVQPLLNFLWFLLLAVDGGKLTVFTVLCEQYQPSLKKDPMYNEYLDRIGQLFFGVPPKQSSSYGGLLGNLLNSLMGSGEEEDGEEALEDSSPIELD, translated from the exons ATGTCGGAGCAGGAGTCTCTAAAGAGCTCCAGCGCGAGGAACCGTGGAGGAGTGCAGCGGGTGGAGGGCAAGCTGAGAGCtagtgtggagagaggggaTTATTATGAGGCCCATCAGATGTACCGCACGTTATTCTTCAG GTATATGTCACAAGCGAAGCACGCAGAAGCCCGAGAGTTGATGTACAATGGAGCACTACTCTTCTTTAGTTATAATCAG CAAAACAGTGCTGCAGATCTGTCCATGCTGGTACTAGAGTCACTGGAGAAATCTGAGGACAAAGTAGATGATGACACATTAG AACATTTGGCTAAACTTTACAGCTTGATGGACCCAAACACCCCCGAGCGGGTGGCATTCGTCTCCAGAGCCATCAAGTGGTCCTCGGGGGGCTCTGGAAAGCTGGGCCACCCCAAACTACACCAGCTACTGGCACTCACATTATGGAAAG AGCAAAACTACAGTGAGTCGCGCTATCATTTCCTGCGCTCGTCGGACGGAGAGGGTTGCGCGCAGATGCTGGTGGAATATTCGTCGGCGCGAGGATTTCACGGGGAGGTGGACATGTTTGTAGCACAGGCCGTTTTACA GTTCCTCTGTCTAAAGAACAAAACGAGCGCGTCGGTGGTGTTCACCACATACACACAGAAGCATCCGTCTGTAGAGAAGGGTCCTCCGTTTGTTCAGCCCCTGCTTAACTTCCTCTGGTTCCTGCTGCTGGCTGTGGACGG TGGGAAGTTAACAGTCTTCACAGTGTTATGTGAACAGTATCAGCCGTCACTCAAGAAAGACCCCATGTACAACGAG TACCTGGACAGAATAGGGCAGCTGTTTTTTGGAGTGCCACCCAAACAGTCATCATCATATGGTGGTTTGCTAG GAAACCTATTGAATAGTCTGATGGGCTCAGGAGAGGAAGAGGACGGTGAGGAAGCTCTGGAGGACAGCAGCCCCATTGAGCTGGACTAA